GCTGCCGATGCCATTTTCACGCTGAGCTCCGACGATACCGTGCTGAAATCAATTAGCGTTAGGCCTTTGCGGCCGCTGTTTACGATCCCATCCGGTCCAAGATAGACTTTCTCCACATCCGCCGGCATCGGCAGACAAGTCATGATCACATCGACTTGCCCGACCAGTTCCCGGACTGTCAATCCGACCTTTCCGCCGACTTGTGCAAACAACTCTTCTCTGCCTTTGCTCCGGTTTATTCCGTACACTTCATAACCGGCCTTCAGCAGATTTGACGCCATTGGCAATCCCATATTCCCAAGCCCGATAAATGCGAGTTTCAATTCCGATCCCACCCGGATTTTTTGATTGATTTGGATGAATTTTCATAAAACAGCAATTTTATAAATAAGTTCCACAGACTCTTCCGGAGCTGTGCGTTCATTATTAACAGCTTCTCACAGAAGGCAGCTTTACCCGCTTTCAGACACATCAAGACGCCTTCTTTGTACATAGGATGCAGTGTCCCAATGTATACAATGTCAATTTCTGGATCGGCAACAATCGCCTCATATGCTTTCGATACTTTGAATCCCTAAGCAAACTTCATTTTTCCCATTGGTTATTCACCTCTCATTTCTAACATGAGTATGACGGAACACCAAAACATATTTAACCCGATAGAATTGTAATATAGCCAAATATATTGTATAAATTCTGCAATTTCTGTACGGGTATGCGGATTGCAACATCAATCACACACCTTCGTCTTCGCTTTGGGATTCAACGGTAACCCGATTACTGCCGAGAACCATATAACGGTGATACAATTTATCCGACGCCCCCCTATGACGATATGTCCCATCGAATCGTCCTCATCCCATGAAACTGAAAGATCAAGCTCGCTTATTCGATTTGTTTGGATGCCGCACGTTTGTTGAGGGAATAGGCCCGTTCCAAATCCAAACACTCTTAGGCATGTTGGCCATAAGGGAGTTAAAAAAAAACGAAACAGCGGCAGTCTGGGCGGAAATAAAAGACCTAGACTAGCCGCTGTTTTTATATGCATAGAATTCTCGAGCTTAATTTCTGTGACGTCTTCGCAAGAGGGTTAATGACCTTTTGCCTGACATTTTCGTAAACACACGTTGAACCTTCGTAAAAAGTAGCATTCTGTGAATGTGTTAGTTTATTTGAAATAATCCCACGTTGATTCGGTTAGTTTTTTTATTATTCTTCGATAATCACTGTTGTCGGAACCCGTTAAATAGAATTGAATAAAAGTTCTGCCTTTCTTTTGAGGGGTCGGAGCTTGAATAAAGCTTGAGAACTGCCCTTCCCCTACATCCCCAAAACCCTTGTTTCGCCTGAGTTTATGGTTGATTAAATATTCGAGATAAACCTGAAAAATCCCTGCTCCGTTTGCCGCGACGACATGAGAAAAGACTGGAGTTTGATCGGAGGCATATCCGACCAGGATCCAGTCTTGGGTGAGTTGCAGGACAGTAATTTTTATTCCTGGACAGTTAATTAGGGTCGTGGACAGGAATTTTTATTTCTTAAATTTGCCGCTGGCGCATAGCTTCAAACAGAATAACCGTCGTCGCCATCGCTACGTTCAGTGATTCGGCTTTGCCGGGCATCGGGATGACGACGCGGTCCGTCGCCCACGCTTCAACCTGCGGAGAGATGCCCTGCCCCTCATTTCCGACGACCAGCCACGTAGGCTGGCGGAAATCCGCCTCGTAGAGGCTGCGGCTTTTTCGCGTGCTGGATACGACGATTTGTGCGCCTTTATCCCGCGCTAAGGGTAACCACTCCTGCAGATCGCCCTCGATTACTGGCAGGTGGAAGAGCGAGCCCATGGTGGAGCGAACCGTCTTCGGGTTGTAGAGATCGGCCGTGCCTTTCCCGAGCAGCACCGCATCCGCACCTACGGCGTCCGCACTGCGGATGATCGTGCCCAGATTGCCCGGATCCTGCACGCCGTCGACCACGACGATGAGCTCGTTTTTCAGCTTGGTCAGACGCTCTGTTTTCATTTGCGGCTTGCGCATGACGGCAAACACGTTTTGCGGCGTTTTCGTATCGGTACACCGGGCAAGCACTTCTTCGCTGACGCCTACCTTCTCGACATCGCGCGACAAAAGCTCTTCTATTTCCCGGGAAATGGCTCTATCCGCGCAATAAACGACCGTTTCGACATCGGCATTCGACGCAAAAGCTTCCTGCACCAGATGCACGCCTTCGATA
The window above is part of the Paenibacillus hamazuiensis genome. Proteins encoded here:
- a CDS encoding TrmH family RNA methyltransferase; this encodes MDKLIVSVQNSRVKEWAQLLDKKGRDRQGKYIIEGVHLVQEAFASNADVETVVYCADRAISREIEELLSRDVEKVGVSEEVLARCTDTKTPQNVFAVMRKPQMKTERLTKLKNELIVVVDGVQDPGNLGTIIRSADAVGADAVLLGKGTADLYNPKTVRSTMGSLFHLPVIEGDLQEWLPLARDKGAQIVVSSTRKSRSLYEADFRQPTWLVVGNEGQGISPQVEAWATDRVVIPMPGKAESLNVAMATTVILFEAMRQRQI